GAAGTTGCAGTCGTGATTTATACGCATGGTTATTTAGTTGATATTGATGAAATTTGGGGCAATCCTTTAGTGCCATTTGCTGGTATAACATTGGAAACCCAAAATGTACCTGGAGCAACGATGTATAGCTATTTTGGAGATACTGTTTTGCGCCCAGATGAAGTTTATCGTAGTTCGACAATGTATCGACTAGAGTTAGAAGTGTAGGAGATGAATAGAGCTAGAATGCAGTGAGTTCTAGCTCTATTTTAATCATATAGAGCAGTGTATTGTATTGGGAGGAATAGAAATGAAAACAATTAAAATAGGTAAAACCCCAATTGAAGCAAGTCAGCTAGCGCATGGCTGTATGCGGATGGCAGGGCTAACGTCGCAAGAAGCAAGTAAAGTAATCGCAACGGCGTATGATGCGGGCATTAATTTTTTTGATCATGCAGATATTTATGGTGGTGGACAGTCTGAAACGATTTTTGCACAAGGATTGAATCAAACTAATATTCAACGTAGTGATATCTTTTTGCAATCAAAAGTTGGGATTCGCAAAGGATTCTTTGATTTTTCTAAAGAACATATTGTGCATTCTGTTGAGCAAATATTATCAAGACTGCAAACCGATTATTTAGACTTTTTATTATTGCATCGTCCTGACACATTGATGGAACCAGAAGAAGTGGCAGCTGCTTTTGATACATTATTTGACAGCGGTAAAGTTCGATATTTTGGTGTCAGCAATCAAAACCGAGCGCAAATTGAATTGTTACAGCATGTTGTGAGACAACCATTGGCAGTTAACCAATTACAATTTGGCCCAGCGCACACACCATTAATTGATGAAGGCTTGAATGTCAATATGTTAAATGCAGCCTCAGTGAACCATAATGGTGGATTGTTAGAATTTAGTCGTTTGCATGAGATGACAATTCAACCGTGGTCGCCATTTCAAGTCGATTTAGGTAAAGGTTTATTTATGGAGCATCCAGATTATAAAAAGTTAACGACTACTTTGCATTTATACGCTAAAGACAAAGGGGTATCGTTTGAAGCAATGGTTATGGCATGGATAATGCGTCATCCAGCTAAGATGCAGCCGATTGTGGGTTCGATGAATCCTGAGCGTATTGCGTCAATGGCTCAAGCGAGTGAAGTCCACTTATCTCGTGAGGAGTGGTACGATATTTATTGCAGTGCGGGAAATGTGTTACCGTAAGCGTAGATGTTGTAAAAATAGATGAATTATTTTTTAGCTTTGGTGCTAATGGCTCCAAGGCTGTTTTTTTGGCTCTTCCACATCTTGTGGGTCCCCAAAAAAGTTGGGGTTCTTTTTATGTCAAGGATGTCCAACCTTATTAGCGTCTAAAGCGAATATTTGTTATAATTTAAAAGATAAGTTTTGCGCTCGGGGAAATAGTAGGATGCATCACCTGAGTAGCGAGAGAGGAAAAGATAATGATTAAATTAATCTGTATTGATATGGATCAAACCCTATTGCGGCGCGACAAGAGTTATGATAGGGAACGTTTTGTGGCGGTATTACCCAAATTAATGGCGTTAGGTATGACGGTTTGTATCGCCAGTGGCAACTCATACCATAAATTAATTGAATTTTTTGATGAGAATGCACAGGAGAAGTTGTATTTTGCAGGTGATAATGGTAATTATGTGATTGTTAACCGAGATGTCAAACGTGTTGTTGGTATTGACAAAGCATTGGCTGTGCAATTAGCAAATTATTTCGATGCAATGGACGGTTATTATTTGAACATGAGTACTGGGATGACGACATATTTCCGTGAGACATCAGGTCCGGCATATGACAAAGTGATGCGTTACAATAACCAAGTGGAGCATCTTGATTCATTTGACGAATTGCCTGATGAAGAAAAAGTGGCTAAAATTGCGATTTATAGTCGTCATACATTAGCGAAAAATAAAGCAGTTGTTCGAACGGTTCGTGAACAATTTCCAGATATTTCAATTGTGACAAGTGGCGATGAATGGGTGGATATTTATCATGGACATGGTGGTAAAGGTAAAGCAGTCGCATGGTTGCAACAACATCTCAATGTTTCAAAAGAAGAGACCATGGTGTTTGGTGATAGTTTAAATGATGAAACGATGATGAATGAAGCGAAATATAGTATCGCGATGGCCAATGCTGACCATGATTTAGTGTTACACAGTCATTATCAGATTGGTGATAATGAAAGTCAGGCGGTATTAGACGTGCTGGAGCGCTTAGTTGATGATGCAGAAGCTAGTTTTATGACGCAATATTTACTGAAACGGTAGGTGAGATGATGGTAAATAAAAAACGAGAGAAGCAGACACATAAAAAACAAGCAAAAGAAGCCTTTGTACAAATTGATGCGTATATGATACCTGAACCGCAAGCGGAAATGTATCGTATACTACGAGAAGCAGTAGCAGAAGATGTCACGGACTATTTGTCTAAGCATTACCCAGTTGTCGAACGAATTCGACATGAAGAAGAGGGCGAAGCGATAATTGCATTAACCGAAGAGGAAGAAGAAGCGGTTCGAATTTATTTGAATCCGCAAAACATTTCGCTGGCGCAAAAGGCACGAGACCACGACCGTATTGATAAGTTTATTGAATCGTTTGTGGATGAAATTCAATAATTTGAGAATATACAATGGTTCCGGTATAATAATAGATATAAACATGGCGTGAGTGCGGAGGTTCTGCCTCGAACCACTGGAGCAGAGGGTGCAGAAGCACTGAGGTGCTTCAAGAGCTATGTGAAGTGGATGTCAAGGCCGCCCAAGCGAACCAAAATAAAGGAGTGTTTAATATGTCATTAGATGAATTAACAGCAAAAGGTAAAGAATTATTAGGAAAAGCAACTGGCGACAAACGAACAGAAGCAGAAGGAAAAACGGAATCGACATTAGAGAACTTAAAAGATAAAGCAGCTAAAACAGCTGATTCTGTATCAAAAGCTGCGAATGATGTGTCTGAAACAGTAAAAGGTGCAGTTGATGGCGTGAAAAACGCATTTAAAAAAGACGAAGATGAAACACAACGTTAATGATAAATATTGAGTACATGGAGTCACTATCAACTCCATGTATTTTTTTGCAAAATTGGTCATACTACCCCAACTCCCGAATTAAATTATACTAAAAAAACATTTACACCGAAAAAACTGATAATACTAGTATTTTTTCGGTGTTTTCTATTGCTATTTTATAGGTATAATGGTAAAATAAATTGTACCTATATCAATTATTGGAGGCTTACCATGTCACAAGTTATCTACACACATAAAAATGGAACTAAGTATGTTTATGAATCAACCTCATATTATGATAAAGAAAAGAAACAAGCGCGACCAAAGCGTAAGTTGATTGGAAAAATTGACCCAGTAACGGGTGCGATTGTTCCAACTCAACCAAGAGGGAGAAAACCTAAACATGTTGAAAAGAATGACGAGAAAAAAACAGGTGGCGTCCGTTCAATTAAGTCTTACGGAGCAACTTATTTATTGACGGAATTAGCGAAAAAAATGGGTGTATTGAGTGATTTAAAAGAAATCTTTCCAGACAGCTATCTCGAGTTATTAACGCTTATGCAATATTTGATTCTAGAACCAGGGAATTCCATTAGAGAATTCGACCAGTGGCAAACAAAAGTAGAAACAGAGTTAACCAAAGACCTTAGTTCAAAGTGTGTCAGTGAACTATTCGCTACAATCAGTGAAGATGATAAGCAACGGTTCTTTCATGCGCAACAACAACGATATATAAATGAAGAATATTGGGTATTTGATACAACATCCATTTCGACATATTCAGATATAGATTATGCAAAATACGGTTATAACAAAGAAGATGATAAATTAAAGCAAGTGAATTTAGGACTAGTTGTAGGGGAAACAAGCCGGATACCAGTAATGTATCGCCTGCTTCCAGGGAATATTGTCGACTCTAAAACCATTGAGACATTATTAAGTTTATTGGATGAGTTTCCACAGAAAATGAAAAAATTGGTATTAGACAGAGGGTTTTATAAAGAACGAAATATCCAAATGTTGTGTGAAGAAGGTGTTGAATTTGTAGCAGGTGGAAAGCGTGGAGTGAAATATATTGATGAAGTGATTGAACGATTACTGCCAGAAATAAAAGAAATTGAACATTATTCAACGAAAGAAAAACTCTATATTGGTTCA
The genomic region above belongs to Aerococcaceae bacterium zg-1292 and contains:
- a CDS encoding aldo/keto reductase, encoding MKTIKIGKTPIEASQLAHGCMRMAGLTSQEASKVIATAYDAGINFFDHADIYGGGQSETIFAQGLNQTNIQRSDIFLQSKVGIRKGFFDFSKEHIVHSVEQILSRLQTDYLDFLLLHRPDTLMEPEEVAAAFDTLFDSGKVRYFGVSNQNRAQIELLQHVVRQPLAVNQLQFGPAHTPLIDEGLNVNMLNAASVNHNGGLLEFSRLHEMTIQPWSPFQVDLGKGLFMEHPDYKKLTTTLHLYAKDKGVSFEAMVMAWIMRHPAKMQPIVGSMNPERIASMAQASEVHLSREEWYDIYCSAGNVLP
- a CDS encoding HAD family phosphatase; this translates as MIKLICIDMDQTLLRRDKSYDRERFVAVLPKLMALGMTVCIASGNSYHKLIEFFDENAQEKLYFAGDNGNYVIVNRDVKRVVGIDKALAVQLANYFDAMDGYYLNMSTGMTTYFRETSGPAYDKVMRYNNQVEHLDSFDELPDEEKVAKIAIYSRHTLAKNKAVVRTVREQFPDISIVTSGDEWVDIYHGHGGKGKAVAWLQQHLNVSKEETMVFGDSLNDETMMNEAKYSIAMANADHDLVLHSHYQIGDNESQAVLDVLERLVDDAEASFMTQYLLKR
- a CDS encoding CsbD family protein, with translation MSLDELTAKGKELLGKATGDKRTEAEGKTESTLENLKDKAAKTADSVSKAANDVSETVKGAVDGVKNAFKKDEDETQR
- a CDS encoding IS1634 family transposase, which encodes MSQVIYTHKNGTKYVYESTSYYDKEKKQARPKRKLIGKIDPVTGAIVPTQPRGRKPKHVEKNDEKKTGGVRSIKSYGATYLLTELAKKMGVLSDLKEIFPDSYLELLTLMQYLILEPGNSIREFDQWQTKVETELTKDLSSKCVSELFATISEDDKQRFFHAQQQRYINEEYWVFDTTSISTYSDIDYAKYGYNKEDDKLKQVNLGLVVGETSRIPVMYRLLPGNIVDSKTIETLLSLLDEFPQKMKKLVLDRGFYKERNIQMLCEEGVEFVAGGKRGVKYIDEVIERLLPEIKEIEHYSTKEKLYIGSEKISHFRASETSHYPVTVHVYHDEFQQYQQKTKLMEDLDELLTLLNEDEKSRKEIESNNRGLMTYVTLNPEDNRYSLNTEVIKKRIATMGTFVLLSNSNQSSQECLRIYRDKDIVEKKFQTLKNDLEMRRLRTHGQETTEGKMFVQYLTVVVESYLREQMRGTKLDEKYTLKDLLEEIKSVYTYIDGGGNYTLAEVTNKQAKIFERLGILHPSFSIR